In the Phycisphaerae bacterium genome, one interval contains:
- a CDS encoding HAD family phosphatase: MVDKDGIGVIFDMDGVLIDSADAHLRSWRLLGEENDATISHEQFMRTFGRPNREIIPVLFDEHDGRCVDRLAERKEEIYRDLIREDPPLVDGASALLRELQERGVRIGIGSSGPPANIRLVVEALGAEHLIRAVVSGDDVERGKPDPQVFELSARRLELSPSRCVVIEDAPVGVEAAKAAGALAVAVLLHHGAEKFRAADLIVQRLRDLTADRLMRMVLGRACA, encoded by the coding sequence ATGGTCGATAAGGACGGCATCGGGGTGATATTCGACATGGACGGTGTCTTGATCGATTCAGCCGATGCGCACCTTCGAAGTTGGCGGTTGCTAGGCGAGGAAAACGACGCGACCATTTCCCACGAGCAATTCATGCGCACCTTCGGACGGCCCAATCGCGAGATCATCCCTGTTTTGTTTGACGAGCACGATGGGCGCTGCGTTGACCGGCTCGCCGAGCGCAAGGAGGAAATCTACAGGGACCTGATTCGAGAAGATCCTCCGCTGGTTGATGGCGCATCCGCATTGCTGCGGGAGCTCCAGGAGCGCGGCGTGCGAATAGGGATCGGTTCATCCGGCCCGCCGGCCAATATCAGGCTTGTGGTTGAGGCGCTCGGAGCCGAGCATCTGATTCGCGCGGTCGTCAGCGGGGACGATGTCGAACGGGGCAAGCCCGACCCGCAGGTATTCGAGCTTTCGGCCAGGCGGCTGGAACTTTCCCCTTCCCGGTGCGTCGTAATTGAAGACGCTCCCGTGGGCGTCGAGGCGGCCAAAGCGGCGGGGGCGTTGGCGGTGGCGGTGCTCCTGCACCATGGTGCGGAGAAGTTTCGCGCTGCCGACCTCATCGTGCAGCGGCTTCGCGACCTGACGGCCGACCGCCTGATGCGGATGGTTCTCGGGAGGGCCTGCGCATGA
- a CDS encoding insulinase family protein encodes MKRLNALMVVGLVATTSASASKAQQVEYERYTLPNGMTVILHEDHSLPTACINTWYYVGSKDEADRRSGFAHLFEHLMFMGTERVPEGRFDQIMESYGGWNNASTSQDRTNYYSCGPAELLPVLLWLDADRLESLGKAMTQEKLDKQRDVVRNERRQSYENQPYAKAWLAVYEMMYPEEHPYHEPVIGTHEDLEAATVDDVKNFFATYYVPSNASLVVAGDFNKDDVKPLVEKLFGTLQRGSDVVHKSADPVELDGVMTRTLTDNVQFPRTMMVYHSPAEFQPGDAEMDLVADILADGISSRLYQRLIYKDKLASDVSAFQASGLLGSLFFIQATAAPGVTLDQVETAADEVIAEFLREGPTSEELERQKSRREFSFVSRLESLLARADALNKYQFFFDEPDSFKVDLDRYRTVSRNSAIMWARKVLTPDARLILRVVPELETPEVNPRDTQPSVAEGEHFDVPLPVEFKLSNGIPVYLWERPTLPLVDVRLMAKGGSSLDSPPKAGVTVLAAGMLDEGAGDRDAVAFEQALDELGASFSAWAGREDCNASMSVLRRNLEPALDLFADAVRRPRFDDKEWERVHRLHIEGLRKAMDRPGYIARFVAMREYFGEDHPYGMPTSGTPATAATISLADARAAYERIFRPSSAVILAAGDVSQDELKNMLEQRFGDWKEPSGAASPQEPAYPTLSPQPFRVVIVDRPEAVQTVINFVMPGPVYGNANRLKFELLGTILGGSFTSRLNQNLREEHGYTYGARSGYTMDRSVGYLSAGSDVFANVSGPAVGEFLKELRGIRNGDITADEARKARLSQRRSLIDAFEGLGGILGSGAEMLRYGRPFSAIGDDLAAVMRISEDDLNKLANSAVPLENALLVLVGDRKAIMEQLQGLDLPEPKVIEAKSLLN; translated from the coding sequence ATGAAAAGGCTAAACGCTCTGATGGTGGTAGGGCTGGTCGCGACGACTTCGGCAAGCGCGTCAAAGGCGCAGCAGGTGGAGTATGAGCGCTACACGCTTCCCAACGGTATGACCGTCATTCTGCACGAAGATCACAGTCTGCCGACGGCGTGCATCAACACATGGTACTACGTCGGCTCGAAGGACGAGGCCGACCGGAGGTCGGGTTTCGCCCACCTCTTCGAACATCTGATGTTCATGGGCACGGAGCGCGTTCCCGAGGGTCGATTCGACCAGATCATGGAGAGCTACGGGGGATGGAACAACGCCAGCACGAGCCAGGATCGGACCAACTATTACTCGTGCGGGCCGGCTGAGTTGCTGCCCGTTCTTCTCTGGCTTGATGCTGACCGGCTGGAATCGCTTGGCAAAGCCATGACGCAGGAAAAGCTCGACAAGCAGCGCGACGTGGTCCGTAATGAGCGACGGCAGAGCTATGAGAACCAGCCCTATGCCAAGGCTTGGCTGGCAGTCTATGAGATGATGTATCCGGAGGAACATCCGTACCACGAACCCGTAATCGGCACTCACGAAGATCTCGAGGCCGCGACGGTCGACGACGTGAAGAACTTCTTCGCGACATACTACGTTCCGAGCAACGCATCTCTGGTGGTCGCGGGGGATTTCAACAAAGACGATGTCAAACCGCTTGTCGAGAAGCTCTTCGGCACGCTGCAGCGCGGATCAGACGTCGTGCACAAGTCGGCCGATCCCGTCGAGCTCGACGGCGTGATGACCCGAACTTTGACCGACAACGTCCAATTCCCCCGAACGATGATGGTCTACCACAGCCCAGCCGAGTTCCAGCCCGGCGATGCCGAGATGGACCTTGTGGCTGACATCCTCGCGGACGGCATCTCCAGCCGGCTGTACCAGCGGCTCATCTACAAGGACAAGCTGGCCAGCGATGTCTCGGCGTTCCAGGCGTCGGGGCTGCTCGGTTCGCTGTTTTTCATCCAGGCGACGGCCGCGCCGGGTGTGACGCTCGATCAGGTGGAGACGGCGGCGGACGAAGTAATCGCAGAGTTCCTCCGTGAGGGACCGACCTCGGAGGAGCTGGAGCGGCAGAAATCGCGGCGCGAATTCAGTTTCGTGTCTCGATTGGAGTCGCTGCTGGCGCGAGCGGACGCTCTGAACAAATATCAGTTCTTTTTCGACGAGCCGGACTCCTTCAAAGTCGACCTCGACCGCTACCGGACGGTTTCTCGCAACAGTGCCATCATGTGGGCCCGCAAGGTGCTGACGCCGGACGCTCGGCTTATCCTGCGCGTCGTTCCCGAGCTGGAGACACCGGAGGTGAATCCGCGCGACACCCAGCCGAGCGTTGCTGAAGGCGAACACTTCGATGTCCCTTTGCCGGTCGAGTTCAAGCTTTCCAACGGCATTCCCGTTTATCTATGGGAGCGTCCCACACTTCCGCTAGTGGACGTCCGCCTTATGGCGAAGGGCGGATCGTCGCTGGATTCACCCCCGAAGGCGGGTGTCACGGTGCTCGCTGCGGGAATGCTCGACGAGGGTGCCGGCGACAGGGACGCCGTTGCGTTTGAGCAGGCCCTGGACGAACTCGGTGCATCCTTTTCGGCGTGGGCAGGGCGGGAGGACTGCAACGCGTCGATGTCGGTTCTGCGTCGAAATCTCGAACCTGCGCTCGACCTTTTCGCGGACGCGGTCCGGCGCCCCCGGTTTGATGACAAGGAGTGGGAGCGCGTCCATCGGCTGCACATCGAGGGATTGCGAAAGGCCATGGATCGTCCGGGGTATATCGCCCGGTTTGTCGCGATGCGCGAGTATTTTGGCGAGGACCACCCTTATGGCATGCCGACTTCAGGAACGCCCGCGACGGCAGCGACCATCTCACTCGCCGACGCCAGGGCTGCGTACGAGCGTATCTTCCGCCCGTCTTCCGCGGTGATTTTGGCCGCAGGCGATGTTTCCCAGGATGAATTGAAGAACATGCTTGAGCAACGCTTCGGTGACTGGAAGGAGCCGAGTGGCGCTGCCTCCCCGCAGGAGCCGGCCTATCCGACGCTTTCCCCACAGCCCTTCCGAGTCGTGATCGTCGATCGTCCCGAGGCGGTTCAGACGGTCATCAATTTCGTGATGCCCGGCCCCGTGTACGGCAATGCCAATCGGCTCAAATTCGAACTTCTCGGGACCATTCTGGGCGGAAGCTTCACCAGCCGGCTCAACCAGAACCTGCGCGAAGAGCACGGCTATACCTACGGTGCCCGCAGCGGGTACACCATGGACCGCAGCGTCGGCTATCTCAGTGCCGGCTCGGACGTGTTCGCCAACGTGAGCGGTCCGGCCGTCGGGGAGTTTCTCAAGGAGCTGCGCGGCATTCGCAACGGTGACATCACCGCGGACGAGGCCCGCAAGGCGAGGCTCTCCCAACGTCGATCGCTTATCGATGCGTTCGAGGGACTTGGTGGGATTCTGGGATCGGGTGCTGAGATGCTCCGCTACGGTCGGCCTTTTTCGGCAATCGGAGACGACCTTGCCGCGGTCATGCGGATTTCGGAAGATGATCTGAACAAGCTGGCAAATAGCGCCGTTCCCCTGGAGAATGCCTTGCTCGTGCTCGTTGGTGATCGCAAGGCAATCATGGAGCAACTTCAGGGGCTCGATCTGCCCGAGCCAAAGGTGATTGAGGCAAAATCGCTGTTGAACTGA
- a CDS encoding DUF2723 domain-containing protein, producing MPPANEDSSYADLAAQNPRLDRPKSQSHPGIMAGLFLAFLLLYGLTACRGPQWQDSGHHIVRILTGTLDNHLGLALTHPLHYWLGRLALRIDLFEPALAITLISSLFGAITVACLFGCVCTLTGSTPAGLFAAASLGLAHTFWREATQTEMFTLVTALLTIECWSIVLWYRSRRIPYLLAAALANGLGVSNHLLALLTTPIVLAVALVALWRRRISPGILIGGILLWLIGAAPYALMVVEQGFRTGHWAETLQSALFGHQYSREVLNLIPSAGMLAIVGAFTMLSFPNLLLPLSFLGIARGRTEIGSASFAVLLAGLGIHALFAFRYSVPDQYLFMIPTYLYLAVFGGVGFAWFEHGSTAHGRRRLYVASAVLLALTPAIYLPAPAVARRLDVLDGLERHRPYRSDYRYLFWPWSVADTSAERMSRHAVTLAGPGGLIIVGDAMSAWAIRYGAIEYADDSPTVLASKLSDLDPDRVLAALHEGRRVVFVPGDTKKVPKAPPVGTWEREGDLYVLRSDR from the coding sequence TTGCCTCCGGCGAATGAAGACAGCTCCTATGCGGATCTTGCGGCGCAGAACCCTCGACTGGACCGCCCGAAATCGCAAAGTCATCCCGGCATCATGGCGGGGTTGTTCCTCGCGTTCCTGCTGCTTTACGGATTGACGGCCTGCCGTGGTCCGCAGTGGCAGGATTCCGGGCACCACATCGTACGCATTCTGACCGGCACCCTGGACAATCACTTAGGCCTGGCGCTTACGCACCCGTTGCATTACTGGCTGGGACGGCTCGCCTTGCGGATCGACCTGTTTGAACCCGCCCTGGCCATCACGCTGATCAGCTCGCTGTTCGGGGCGATCACAGTGGCCTGCCTTTTCGGATGCGTGTGCACGCTGACCGGCTCAACGCCAGCGGGCCTGTTTGCCGCAGCATCGCTTGGACTGGCCCACACGTTTTGGCGCGAGGCCACCCAGACGGAGATGTTCACGCTTGTCACCGCCTTGCTGACGATCGAGTGCTGGTCGATCGTTTTGTGGTATCGTTCTCGGAGGATCCCGTATCTGTTGGCGGCCGCTCTGGCAAATGGGCTGGGTGTGAGTAACCATCTGCTCGCCCTGTTGACCACCCCGATCGTTCTGGCCGTGGCGCTCGTAGCCTTGTGGAGGCGGCGAATCTCGCCGGGCATCCTGATTGGCGGCATTCTACTCTGGCTGATCGGCGCGGCACCGTATGCGTTGATGGTTGTTGAACAAGGCTTTCGCACCGGTCACTGGGCCGAAACGCTTCAATCCGCCCTTTTCGGGCACCAGTATTCGCGCGAGGTACTGAATCTGATTCCCAGCGCCGGCATGCTCGCGATCGTCGGCGCTTTCACGATGCTCAGCTTCCCGAATCTGCTGCTGCCCCTGAGTTTTCTGGGCATCGCGCGCGGACGCACCGAGATCGGAAGCGCATCATTCGCTGTCCTGCTTGCGGGACTTGGCATCCACGCCCTTTTCGCATTCCGTTACTCGGTTCCTGATCAATATCTTTTCATGATCCCCACGTACCTGTACCTCGCTGTTTTCGGCGGTGTGGGGTTCGCGTGGTTCGAACATGGATCAACGGCGCACGGACGTCGGCGGCTCTATGTTGCCAGCGCGGTCTTATTGGCCTTGACACCGGCAATATATCTACCCGCTCCAGCCGTAGCTCGCCGGTTGGACGTCCTCGACGGACTTGAGCGCCACCGCCCCTACCGCAGCGACTATCGCTATCTCTTCTGGCCTTGGTCGGTGGCGGATACGTCCGCCGAGCGAATGAGCCGCCACGCCGTTACGCTCGCAGGTCCGGGCGGACTGATCATCGTGGGCGACGCCATGAGTGCCTGGGCCATCAGGTACGGCGCAATCGAATATGCCGATGATTCGCCGACCGTGCTCGCCAGCAAGCTCTCCGACCTCGATCCCGATCGCGTCCTCGCAGCCTTACACGAGGGACGTCGTGTTGTCTTCGTGCCGGGCGACACGAAAAAGGTCCCCAAGGCGCCGCCCGTGGGAACGTGGGAGCGCGAAGGAGACCTTTACGTACTGCGGAGTGATCGCTAG